CGCTTCGCTCGCAATGACGGAGAAAAAAGCGGGTGACGACAATTCGTCATTGCAAAAAGTGCAACGACTTTCCGCCTAAGGGCAAAAGTAGAGCAATCCATAAACAAATAACGGGTGACGGCGCCTTATTTGTCATATATAATTCCCATTTTTGAATAAAAGTGGAAATTATAGGAAATTTTACTTTCGCATAATTTATTTTTCGTTTATGGATACTATAGAAACGATTAGAAATCGAAGAAGCGTAAGAAAATTCACAGACGAAAATATTTCAAAAACCGATTTACTTACGCTTAAAGAAGCATTGTTGCGTTCTCCAAGTTCTCGTGGACGTAACCACTGGTCTTTTTATTTTGTACAAGACAAAGAATCGCTTAAAAAGTTATCGGAGAGTAAAGCGGACGGTTCGACGTTCATTAAAGACGCAAAATTAGCCGTAGTCGTATGCGGCGATGAAAATATTTGCGATGTTTGGATCGAGGACTGTTCAATAGCCTCAACTATTTTGCAGTTAACGGCGCATTCGCTTGGCTTAGGAAGTTGTTGGATACAAATCAGAAACCGTAATCATTCCGATAAAACCTCGTCGGAAGAATTTGTTAAAAATTTGCTTAACATAAAAGAAAACGTGCGTGTTCTTTCAATAATTGCAATCGGTTATCCGGCGCAAAAAACAATACCGCTTGATTATTCCAAGTTGGAATTCGATAAAATTAAAGATATTTGTTAAAACTATTGAACAATACCGATTTTTTTGCAGAAGTTCGATATGCTGCATGCGCTACATTTGGGAGAAACCGGCCGACAAATATTTTGTCCGTACGATACCATATACCCGTTTATTGCAATCCAATACTTCTGCGGCAGTTTTTTGCGCAAAGCCATTTCAGTTTCAAGAGGATTTTTCGTTTTTATAAAACCCAAACGATTGAAAATTCTATGAACATGCGTATCTACGCAAACAGCAGATTTTTTAAACGCCGTCGCAAGAATTAAATTTGCAACTTTTCGTCCGATTCCAGGAAGCGTTAGGAGCTCATCTATTGTCTGCGGTATTTTTCCATTAAATTTTTCATTTATAATATATGGAATTTGTGTTAAATATTTTGCTTTTTCTTTGTAAAATCCGACAGGAAAAATGGCTTTTACTATCTCGTCTATGCTTAATTTTTGCAAATCGTAAAAATTATCGGCAATTTCAAACAAACGTCCGGCCGCTTTTGCGGTGGTTTCGTCTTTTGTTCTGGTTGATAAGATTGAAGCGACAAGTATCTTGTACGGTGAATCTTTTTGAACCGCCATCAAATCAATTATTGGAAGTTTATTTTTCTCAAAATGTTCTTTAAGCAAAGAATTTACTGTTTCAAAATCAAATTCAGGCATTTTATCTCCCTGCTTTAGAAAAATACAATAAAAACGATACAAAGCGTAACAATTCTGCGATTTTTGTAAAGAAATATATTATATTATTAGATAGAATTATGTTTAAAGGGAGGTTTCATGAAAAGATTAGCAGTATATGTGTTTATAATTTGTGCAATGTGCATTTCGTTTGCGTCGGCAAAAAATATGTCGCTTAAAGTTTCAAATGCAAAAATTGACGAATATATCGCCCAAAATCCCGACCTGCCGGATTTTGACAAAAGTTGTCTTATGAGCGGCGAATTTAAAGTCGGGATACAGACAGGAACTTTGAAGTTAATGCTTGGCGAACCTAAAAAAATAACCAAAATCAAACAAGCATGGGCGGAACAAGAAGAATGGTTCTATAAAGAAAATGGAAAATTATATTTCACCATCGAAAACGGTGGTGTAGTCGGAATTGAAGAAAGAAAATAGTAATGCCGTTTTTGACCGAGCAAATTTATTTATTTGCAGGTATGGTTTTTTTGTACGGACTTCTATTCGGTTCATTTTTTAATGTACTTATTTGTCGGCTTCCCGCTGAAGAGTCGATTATTTTTCCGGCGTCGCATTGCCCAAATTGCAAACACAAACTTTCTTGGAACGAAAACATTCCGATTTTAAGCTTTTTGCTTTTGTGCGGAAAATGTAAGGAATGTAAAACAAAAATTTCAATCCAATATCCCGCCGTAGAATTAATTACGGGAATATATTCCGTTCTGCTTTTCGTTTTGTTTTTGCCGCAAATTCAATCGGCGCAGAATTGGTGGACTTGTATTGAAATATTTTTCAAATTTTTTACGTTTTTGCTGTTCGTTCCACTTACGATTATTGATTTAAAACACTATATAATACCAGACGAACTTACAATTTCAGGTCTTGTAGTATCATTTTTAATTTCGTTTTTGCCCGCAGGAATTACTCCGCTTGAATCAACGGTCGGCGCGTTAAGCGGAGGCGGCTTTTTATTTTTTGCCGGACTTATCGGAAAAATAATCATGAAAAAGGAAGCTATGGGCGGCGGAGATGTAAAATTTATGCTTTGGATAGGAGCGTTATTCGGGTTTAAAACCGCGTTTGCATCAATATTTATCGGTTCGATAATAGGAACAATAATCGGTGTTTTTTTGATTTTATTTGGAAAAACTAAAAATGACGGTCATCTTCCATTCTGTCCGTATCTGTGTGCCGGAACATTAATCTCAGTTATATTTAACGATAAGATTTTTAGTATCTTATCACTAAATTAAGGGGAATTATGGGACTTATAAGATATGTGACCCACCTTTTAAAATGTAAATTATATGCCGAGTATTTCCAAAACTGTTTTTAATATCGACAAATGACATATTATTT
This region of Chitinispirillales bacterium genomic DNA includes:
- a CDS encoding nitroreductase family protein gives rise to the protein MDTIETIRNRRSVRKFTDENISKTDLLTLKEALLRSPSSRGRNHWSFYFVQDKESLKKLSESKADGSTFIKDAKLAVVVCGDENICDVWIEDCSIASTILQLTAHSLGLGSCWIQIRNRNHSDKTSSEEFVKNLLNIKENVRVLSIIAIGYPAQKTIPLDYSKLEFDKIKDIC
- a CDS encoding endonuclease III; this translates as MPEFDFETVNSLLKEHFEKNKLPIIDLMAVQKDSPYKILVASILSTRTKDETTAKAAGRLFEIADNFYDLQKLSIDEIVKAIFPVGFYKEKAKYLTQIPYIINEKFNGKIPQTIDELLTLPGIGRKVANLILATAFKKSAVCVDTHVHRIFNRLGFIKTKNPLETEMALRKKLPQKYWIAINGYMVSYGQNICRPVSPKCSACSISNFCKKIGIVQ
- a CDS encoding prepilin peptidase; translated protein: MPFLTEQIYLFAGMVFLYGLLFGSFFNVLICRLPAEESIIFPASHCPNCKHKLSWNENIPILSFLLLCGKCKECKTKISIQYPAVELITGIYSVLLFVLFLPQIQSAQNWWTCIEIFFKFFTFLLFVPLTIIDLKHYIIPDELTISGLVVSFLISFLPAGITPLESTVGALSGGGFLFFAGLIGKIIMKKEAMGGGDVKFMLWIGALFGFKTAFASIFIGSIIGTIIGVFLILFGKTKNDGHLPFCPYLCAGTLISVIFNDKIFSILSLN